From Candidatus Obscuribacterales bacterium, a single genomic window includes:
- a CDS encoding ribonuclease III domain-containing protein: MSYLSIKLEAAKRAMVKDRPLRAIAFPDFHSDDLLEIALTDPCTLNEMDFSKLEQEQREREYRRLAYLGDALIDSVLADFLYSTGHDLTKADFDDWRQALVNKHGLTHFAIKLGLPDYSSSWNRKNRKLPKNEPRIWGEMFEAVVGVLFLDADRNFDNVAQWLCDRFLRDAIAAYENAHPPMMS, translated from the coding sequence ATGAGCTATCTATCTATCAAACTTGAAGCGGCTAAGCGTGCGATGGTCAAAGACCGGCCCTTAAGGGCCATCGCCTTTCCTGATTTCCACAGTGACGACCTGCTTGAAATCGCCCTTACCGACCCCTGCACCCTCAATGAAATGGATTTTTCTAAGCTAGAACAAGAACAGCGCGAGCGTGAATATCGCCGCCTCGCTTATCTTGGTGATGCTCTAATAGACTCAGTTCTTGCTGATTTTCTTTACAGTACAGGTCATGATCTCACCAAAGCTGATTTTGATGATTGGCGGCAGGCCCTTGTCAATAAACATGGACTTACTCATTTCGCAATAAAGTTAGGTTTACCCGACTACAGCTCTTCTTGGAACCGCAAAAATCGCAAACTTCCTAAGAATGAGCCTCGTATCTGGGGCGAAATGTTTGAAGCCGTGGTAGGTGTGCTGTTTTTGGATGCTGACCGGAATTTTGACAACGTGGCGCAGTGGTTGTGCGATCGCTTCCTTCGCGATGCCATCGCAGCCTATGAGAATGCGCATCCCCCAATGATGAGCTGA